In Rhodothermales bacterium, the sequence TCCAGCGCCTCGCCCCGCAGCGTCACCTTCCGTTTGTCGACATCCACCGTCAGGTCTCCAAACATCAGCACCGACGCATCGGCCGGCCGGGCGATTTCGCTCGACAGATCGAACCGGCGCAGGAGGGCCTTCACCCGGGCCAGCAGCTCGCGGATGCTGAACGGTTTCGTGAGATAGTCGTCGGCGCCGAGTTCGAGGCCGAGCACTTTGTCGAGCTCCTCGGATTTTGCCGTGAGCATGAGGATGGGCAAGGCGCGGTTTTCGGCGCGGATGCGTTTGCATACCTCAAGGCCGTCCAGCCCGGGGAGCATGAGGTCCAGAATGAGCAGTGCGAAGGGGTCGCGGAGGGCCATTTCGAGCCCGCTGCGTCCGTCGCGGGCGACGTGG encodes:
- a CDS encoding response regulator transcription factor, encoding MPSYSAEPIAMAPPTHVTPSILIVEDDPDLAGLLQIHLGDLGYATHVARDGRSGLEMALRDPFALLILDLMLPGLDGLEVCKRIRAENRALPILMLTAKSEELDKVLGLELGADDYLTKPFSIRELLARVKALLRRFDLSSEIARPADASVLMFGDLTVDVDKRKVTLRGEALELTAKEFELLLLFARNPGRAYSRQELLDLVWGYQYSGYSHTVNTHINRLRNKIEADPADPRFIQTVWGHGYRFAEAEKLHS